Genomic window (Daucus carota subsp. sativus chromosome 5, DH1 v3.0, whole genome shotgun sequence):
TTTATCATCTTCTGCAAGTTTGTAAGAGAACAGCAGTTTCTTTTAACTGAAAGatgcttttattttcttttcaactTATTGCAATTTTTTTGTTAACTAAGATAGGAAACAAGATTGgtcaaaaataaaagataggAAACAAGATGGAAGACCAACCAATCCTATGAAATCCTTAGCGTCTGATAGTGATATGTCAATTTCAGACACTATATTCATAATGTTGAAGCGTATTCACTTCTCTTCTAGTGAGAGCTGAGAGGGTTTGTTACTAGGTGAAAGCATTGTAATTTCCTGAAAGTAATCCGACTAGGATGAACATAAATGAAGACGTAGCGCACAGATAAAGTAACACACAAACTGATAATGCTGGCAGAGCAGCAGAGATACACAGAAAGCTCATTTGAGGTGGTGAGTTCCCTTGATCTTACTGTGCTATCCCCTAGAGCCTGTGTTCCACTGAGAGATACACAGAAAGCTCATTTGAGGTGGTGAGTTCCCTTGATCTTACTGTGCTATCTCTTGGAGCCTGAAAGGAACACTGAGCACAAAGAACGGTGATGCCtattttatttctaaattttgaacaaaaaaagaGCTCAATGTAAAATTTTAGCTGATACTTACAGAAGTTAGACAACAATCAGAAAGTCTGAGTAGAAGATGAACGACATAGACCAGCTTAGTTTCTCAATCTTGATTTTTTGAGAAGAATAGTCACGATggtaaataaaatgttaattacaAAGCTCTTCACCCTATATAAATGAATCAGAGAACCTTAgacatgattttaatttttttaaatcgaTCATGCTTGAACACATAGATAAAACCTCATGAAATTAGTCAGCAGGAAAAGATTGAACTCGGACAGTAGTGCATCAGAAAGAATTGATCTCCTAAACTTTTCAACTGGGTTTGCATCCAGGATTGAAGTCCCCTCGTCAATCTTCATTCAGCGCCTGAACTTAAATGTAGGAATCTTCATCCTGTTATTTTCGCAGTAACTGGGCTGTAATCGTTTATCTTTGTTGATAGCTTTTCATACTAGTAACTTCACAAGGTCATATTGCATAACTAGCCTTTCCACTGTACTACGACTTATGACCTGCCTGATATTCAATTCCTTCAGAACCATAACTGCCAACTCCTTTTCTCCTTCATGAACAATCCCTTCCACCAAAATGGTGTAAGTTGTCTCACTGGGTTTAAAATTTTTCTGAATCATTATCTCAAAAATCTCCAAGGACAAATCTGTTCTCTGGGCTTTGCAGAGCCCAAgtataagagcattaaaattgtCAACATCAGGCCTGTAGCCACTTTCCTCCATGATGAAGAATATTTGCACTGCCTCATTTATCATTCCCTCCATGCACAACCCTCTAATCAAAGATGAATACGTATAGCAGCCGGGAGTAAAACCATACTTTGTCATTTCATACATAAGCTGAAGTGCTGGATATGTATTCCCTTTCCGACATAATGCAGAAATCACATTTTTGTAGTAATCGTAAGTagaggaattttgtttactactcAAATACTTGAATATGGCGAAAGCCTCTTGTACCATACCCTCCTTACAAAGCACAGAAATAGCGTTAAATGTTCCTTCATTTGGAACACAGTGGTGATATATCATTTGGTCCAGACATTTAATTACATCATCCACCTTCTTCTCTTTGCAGAGCCGCGAGATAACTGGGTTGTAGCTGGCTGCAGTGGGCCTGAAAGGTCCCATATACATTTCATCTAACACATCAAGGGCATGATCAACTCTGCCGTGATAAGCGAGTGAACCAATCAATATATTGTAGGTGACTATAGACGGTGATCGCTCCTCGCCTACCATTTCTGACAGAAGTTCGTTCGCCTCGTCCCATCTTCCTTCATGGCACAAGCTCCGCAACAATATATTATAGCTCACAACATTTGGATTAAAACCATGTGATGGCATATTTCTAAAGAATGTAATTGCATCATCTATTCGACCTTCCTTGCACAACCCAGTTAGCAACACATTATAACTGACCAGATTAGGATTCCCACCCTTGTCGATCATATCATCCAAGAGCCTAATTGCTTCATTGACCCCCTTTTCTTTATAAGCAGCTTCTAGCAAGATTGCATAGGTAAAAGCATTTGGCACTAACCCTTTCTGCATCAATCTGTCCACAAACTGCAAGCTCTGTTCCAAGTCACCACGCATACAAAGACCTCGAACAAGAGAATTATAAGTCATAGTATTGGTCGGATATCCATACTCCTCCATTCTTTCAACCAACTGCATTGCGTGCCCAACGTTTCCCCTTTTGCACAATTGGTTCACTAAAAAAGCATACGAAGCAGCATCCGGAACAGCGCCCGAAGCAACCATCATCTCCATTACTCTAGTTGCTTTCCTAAATTTATTCGACTTGACCAAATCATACAACAACTGAGTTGCTTGACCAACATCCGGCATATGCCCTTTCCCAACCATGTATTCCAAGTACAAAAAAGCATCATTCATCCTATAATCTTTAGTTCTAGCATCATTCTTACCATGTCTCCAATTGGGTATCGTAAAAACAGAATCTTTCGAAGGAACAGCCATATGGGTAGACGCTAAAACTCTAGAAAAGCCCTTGGCAGGAGAAAAAGAATGGACATGTGGAATCTGCAAAGAAAACCCACTACACATTCTTGTCTGCTCTGCAGAAGGGCTCATTATAGGTGCCACTAGATTCATcaatgcagacataaattcaaGCTATAATCTTTACAGAAAAATGCTGAATACGCAAGACTAAATTCAAAAATTTCGACTACTTCCCATTAGcaaaaatcaagaaatcaaGAAAACCCAAAATCGATACCACTAACAGTGTTATATTGCAGTAGATGCAAGTGTGGACAATGTAAATAAATGCGCATAAAAAACTTTTCAACTTGAATTAAGTTAAAGCTCAAACAGATAATTTGTGAGTTCAACTGGATATGATAAGCATGACAACTGAGAAGAGGAGAAAGATGatatacatacatgcatatGTACAATGGTCAGAAATGAAATGATGAGATTCTTGATTCTTCTTTAAGGATGGGAGCTTTGTGATTCAAGAGCAATTCAGTCAAgtgtataaattaattttgatgatCGGGAATCTTGATTTTTACTCGGGGGATTGTTGGGGCCTCCTGGCCGCAACTCTGTTATCCAAAAGTCGATTTTACACGCATTGTTGGCGCGTATGTGCTATATTTTCGGCAAAGGAACCCAATATTTAGAAGTTGCCTTGCGGATACAAGTTCGTCTAAACAAGCATAAAGAAGTTCCCGGAAAAAAAAAGTAGacagatttaaatttttttaaactaatcCAAATGACTcttgtatataattattaatactagcctttaacccgtgccaagcacgggcgggtatatagttcgtaatttattattataataatttaaattttaacatcattttattagtattttagtattgatggattgaattttaattaaattatattattcaactgaatatattttcttccgattacttaaaaatggacaaaccctaatatatatatatatatatatatatatatatatattagtacatttaatccgaatttagtacacatagatttaaaaataaaaaaatcaaaaaattctaatcttttccaaacatagtcGATCGTGTAATACGTTTGAAAGATTCagttatgtaatggttatattgaaatagaacacgttaaagttaaaaagagttatatgaaagtTCTTGTTGAAAAAGAATATTcgaaattgtatatttataattttatttataacatcatcataatttttttaatgaaatattatattataatgtattgttatgagtgtttttagtatttgaaattgtttataatactaatagagtccatatttgtagacttgtagtaccaaaagaagagtaccaaaccaaaaaatataactaaaaccttggactacaaattatacccatgttggcttattatagtatagtatatatagATATGTTTCAACCAAAATATATTAGTTCATTAATTCATTTGAGATCCAGgcattaaaatattagtatgaatttgaaaatttaaaataataactcaAATCTTATCATTGAAATCCAccgtttaaaattaaattcacattTCTAAACACCGTcagatgttatttttaattaccaTGTTATTATTTTACCAGTATTATCAtagatctatactatctattttaatatacttatactatatattattattattaataatattattatattaaactaaaatattaataattttattgatcaatcaaattttattagctggttgatattatttatggatctttttaatatataatgttaTCTAATAAATCTTTTTATGAGTGCcaactaagataaaatatttagaaattaagtcagtattttttatttatatttcaattaaatttaaaattacaaataaaaaaattacaaatattataaatcactttaGAGTAGGGACGGATTCATGCTGGGAGTACTTGCCCCAGTGTCTTGTTTAGTGTTTACAATGTTTcagtataatatttttcaaagctAACATCCTTGCCCCCTTGGTTGAGGTTGGATTTTGTTATGGAAATAATCATGGTTCGATTGTTGTATTTTGCATTTTTATATAAACACTTCCCCCTTCAAGCAAAAGAACCACAAAtcattaagaatttttttttttgtaacctCTAATTTTCCCCATGAGTTTGAAATCCCAGGTATTCTGCCCCCATAAGCACAAAATCCTAGATACGTCCCGGCTTTAGAGCATCCCCAACCATAAGAAGTCATTAGCTAAAAGTGTGGCattccaaaattataaattttagccAATTCCCACGAGAAACACCACTCCAACCATAGCAAGCCCTTGTCTATGATTATAGCCAcccctatggatgactatatttgtcgaaccactacagatctgtagtgaattccacgtcatttttcgcaatttattttcttcatttccgctgattacatataaattatcaccatattaaactgatatattctatttataacaatctaaatattaataatatactatttttaaattatagccaaccaatatagccaatatcattgaagcataaagattcagcaaattttacattatGTATTACAAatctaatttagccaacgattatagccaacgcagTTGGAGAAGCTCTTGTAACCTATAACGCGTATATAACCTGTAATCTGTATATAAGAAAAGATCAAAACACGAAATATATTCAAATCAAAGGCCAATGTCTTTAATCTAATGGGCCGCCAGAGGAAAAACATTAGCCCTACGAATTATATTAGTCAGCCCAACCAATCGCAGCCCGCATCTAATTTTACAACTCTTCTCATTTTGTCGAAATCGAAAATCGACTAGATAACAATAATAATCAGACCGTCCTCTTCAGTTAGGGTTTGTTTTGGGGCAGTCCAAAAACAAATTGGGGCTAATCGCAATGGCGAAAGCAGGACGAGCTCGATCACCTTCTGGTTCAGCCTCGTCGTCTCGGTCACGTTCGTTCTCAGGCTCGGACTCTCGCTCTAGCTCGCGCTCTCGGTCTCGTTCTCGCTCTCGATCTTTCTCTTCCTCTTCCAGTCGCTCTCGCAGTCTCAGCTCCCGCAGTCCTACTCCCCGCAAAAGGTTTCTTAATTCACCTCTCACTCTACACACTCTCATGTtttcttcaatattttattttcggaGGGAGGAGAAAGTGTTTAGTCATTTTCCTTGATGATAAGTTAAGCGGACTTGAGCGGGAATTGTAATTCGATGAATGAGTTGCTAGGGGACACTCGCATTGCATATTTTATGTTGCTGTTTAATTTATGTTGGTTTGTATAAACATTTGGGCGAGTATAGCTACTCTACAATATAACTAAATTCAACTCGCATTTTGCTGCTTAGTAGAAACATAAAAGTTATATTGATGTACATAATTGATCTGTGTATGAATAAATAtaacttattgtttgttttgttttgaagTAAGTTAGTTACTGAAATCAAGGTTACACTATTTAGCACTGAAAATTCTACACAATGTAACACATGAATGTTAATAATACCCTGTTCTACTTCATTAATTTTCCATTTTCTACTCATCTGATTTCATTAGTTAAAAATGATACAAGTGGCTGCAATTTTTGGAACTGCGTCATAGTGTTTCAGTAGCAGGGTTTGGTGTTGTATAGCTCTCATTTATTGCGGATTGATCTGTTTAGTTTTAGTTAAATCTTTAAGCTCATATTGATCGATTTTGTGGGTCTGGCTGTAATCGTTTTTTAACTTTACTGTTTGTTTAGTACTCAATTTAACCCAAAATTGGTGCATCTTTTTCTTAGTGATtgaatatgaattattaattttcaGAGGTGAACTGGCCTCGTTTACACATTAAATTTTGATGTAAATTATAATGTGTCACTAATCACAAGAATTGTGTATGTTAACCTTGTATTTGCTTTTGAATCCTTTTTTTTGACAGTCCTGTTGAAGGTGCTAAAAGAGGCCGTTCACCACCACCTCAATCGAAGAACGAAACTGCACTTCCACCTCCTCCTCCGAGGTATTCTCTTACTGCCAACTTTATAATTTGAAGTCTTGTATTGAAGctcttatttttatcaaattaatatttctttacgtattattattttgattttttattccaGTACATTGTGGGCATGTCTTTGCTCAGGATGAATATTTATTGTGCGATACGAAGACAATTAAATAGATAAACAAACTTTTCAAGTGGTTCTTGAATGATATACAGAATCAGctggattatattttacaagtGAACAAGCTTTTGTTGAAAAGGAAATGAACTTTTTTTACTGAATCTTCTTGAGATCTAAAATCTGTGATAGGTGCTAAGataattttcaataaatgaATGTTATTTGAGAGAGTTGTATCCTAAATGAGTTTCTTGGAATTTAAGAAGTCTGTTTGCTGGTGCTGGTTTGAGGAAGAGGGACTGAAATTTCAGAGTGCCACAATGCAGATTGCCTTAAAAGGTGTTGGACTTGGATTTTTGTGTGCATCTACAGAAACCTTTATTGTTGAACATAATTGACAGCAAAGTATACTGGTTTAGACTTTTGGTGTAGGTTTCTGGTTCAATGGATTTTGTATTGGGCGTCATTGTACGAAATAGTCCTTGTGTGATCCCTTAGTtccttaaattaattatattttagattaataGTGTTTGTCGAAGCTTTAACTTCTTTGTCCGCGCTGTTCAATTTGAATAACAACATTATTTGTATAAGTTTTTAGCAGCTTTTCATATCTTGTCACAACTTTATTTCTGGTTTATGTCCTAATGTAGGAAAGCTTCTCCTGTTCCTGAGTCACTTAAGCTTTGCATTCGCCAGCTCACCAGGAACGTGAATGAAAATCATTTAAGAGAAATATTTGGTATGTTTTTATCGGTTGTGCCTCATCCATGAAATCATGGCACCTACATATAGATATGAAAATAGATTGCTTTCTTTTTCGCTGAGAAGGGAAGAAAGAATGAAAGAAACATCGATAGGAGATGGCAGATCGCTACTGCACCTAGTATCTACATTTTAATTTTGAGAGACTTTAATTTTATACACAGTGTATATACCTAGCTTGTAATGTTATAATTGTAGATTGCATCACATGTTAGGCCATTTTCAGCGTATTCAATGTTAGATACTCTATCGCACGATATTAATTTCTCCTCAATAAAAGCTTACCATGAAGGCGGAATAAAGTTAGTACCTATcttgttaaaatttataaagttATAAGTAATATTCTTCAAAGCCATTTACTtgtctaattaaatttaaaggTAAGTATCTCATTATTAAGAATTAACAAACTTATTTTAGACTTGTGAATTGCCATGACTAGACCACTAATGACTAATGAGTACATGCTGTGTTTTAATATCTCAGTCTAAATATAAATCTCAAAGTTTTCATTATCTTTACATTTGATGGTTAGTAAGCTGATATCTATGTACAGTTTATACTTCTGAATTAGTGTATGATTTTTGCATGCGTTTCAACTTTGCAGGTAACTTTGGTGAAGTTGTGAGTGTTAGATTGGAAATAGATCACAGAGTATGTTTACATTTGTATATGTCCATCTccttaaaatatattctaagCTTTAAAAACCTATTACTATATACTTTTTATGTTATGAATTGAGTGTTTCTGCTCACATCAGGCAAACCTTTCAAAAGGACTTGGTTATGTGGAATTCAAGACAAGAGCTGATGCTGAAAAAGCCCAGGCATACATGGACGGGGTAGGTTTATATAAGATTAATGGTGAACAATCGTTTTAGTGGTGCAACACATCTCCTATATTGATGTTTACTATTGACTTGTCCCAGGCTCAAATTGATGGTAATTATGTTCAAGCTAAGTTCACAATACCTGCACGGACAACACCTCCAAAGGCACCTGTTGCTGCAAGACGGGATGCTGATGCTGAAAAAGATGGACCAAAGAGGCAGAGAGAGCGTAAGTTGATCTTGGATAATATTTGATTATCAAAGTAAATggacaattttattttattttattttattacaagTGTTGTTACCATACTTACAGCACTTTCACCTCCCCGAAGGAGGTCACCTGTGGCGCGGAGAAGATCACCTAGAAGAGATATGGATTCATCTCCACGGCGACGTGGTTCACCTATTCGTCGTCGGATGAACTCCCCCTATCGGCGTGGCGATTCACCACCACCTAGGAGAAGACCAGCATCTCCATTTAGAGGTTGCTCACCATCTCCACCAAGGAGGTATAATGGATCACCTTCAATGCTGCTTAAAATGTTATCAACCTCTCTTTATCGACATCACCAGtgacaaaatatttaaaattgatttcTTCACAGGCCCTCTCCTTCAAGAATTCGCGGTCCTGTTCGAAGACGTTCTCCCCCTCCAAGGCGACGGTAAGAGCCATCAATAATTGGTGGTATATTTGATGTTACCATATAGCTAGATAAGTAGTACAGTATTTTCACACTAGGCCTTGATAAGTATCATTTTTTGGCAAATTATTTTACTTACTATTACATGCAAAGTAGAGGCCAGTGCTTGGATGGTGTCACTTGGTATAATGTGGCTGCATGTTAtcccattttaaaattttttgtctTCAAATGGGTGTATGGAAGTACAAGATAAATTTGTTCTGAAAGTTCTTCAATCTGGGTGCAAGTTCGCAGCTTACTTTTGGGAGACTTAAATaagtatttttacaaatttaatagtTATGGTAATTTgtataaacaattaaatataccCAAATTATCAATGAGTGGTACTTTAGTTGAGAGCATTTTCATGGATATAAACCATGTACTAGGTATCAAACTTTTCTCGAGCTTAATCCCCGAAATTGTTCATGAACCTCCTTATCACCTGTTCTCAGACTATCGAGCTGAATTCTTCATCAAGTTTGGCTTGCTTATAAATCGTGTTCAAGGCTGGCTTGTATGAATCAAGCTTTTTATTTGACCAAACCTCAAAGCGTTTGTGAGCTTCTCGGCTCTACAACACTATATATGGGTGTTGTAGTAGTTGTCAAAATTGCCTTAATTGATCACTTTTGCTGTTTGATGTTTAACATGTTCGTACTATTTGCTGAAAGTGTAATAGTTGTGTCAAAAAATGTGAGAAGAAAAAGGTTAGAGCTCTGAAACACAATCCCGGATTGGTACGCGAATGTTTAGGTGGCAAGTTTTTATGTTGTTTCTATCTAAATGAATCCCTTCCCCCGCGCATATGGGTagaaaattagaatgaacaaaTTTGGTACCTCCAGTACTAACAGTTTAGAAATTTTAATCATGATTGGCGTTTGGGTCCTATGGGATCATAGTTTGCTGGTTGGTTGTATTGTTAAATTTTCTCCCTTTCCTCTTTTAAACTTAATTCTTCTATGCAGATCCCCTAGACGTGCTCGCAGCCCACCCAGAAGATCTCCAATTCCTCGTAGACGGACCCGTTCACCTATCCGTAGGCCTCTTCGTTCGCGTTCTAGATCAATCTCCCCACGGAGGTAACTTAATTGTGAAACAGGAGCATCATATTTTGCTTTGCATTTTTTAGATCCTGtcatcttattattttttccaTCATTTGATTTACCCTTTTCCTGTTCGAAAATTGAcaagaatatatttttctatgCTTTTGACTTCCATTGAACTGTAGGCTTAATTATATTAGATACATAATCATTTATGACTTGCCTTCCCTATTTGTGTGCTTGACCATTTGTTAACAGAGGTAGAGCTCCGCCTGGCAGGCGGGGAAGGTCATCATCCTCCTCCGGATCTCCTGGCCCACGCAAGGTTTGTTTCAGTTAAACTAAAGTTATGGATTTCCCTTTCAGTATTTGATGGCAGCTTCTCCTTATTACAGGTTGTGCGGAAGATATCAAGGAGTCGTAGTCCCAGGAGGTATTTCTTTTGGCATATAAGACTTTTATATCTTCATTTCCCTGTCTCTCCTCTTTTTTTTAAGTGAATTGTTTTTCCTTGATTTTCTTTTGTCTTGAAcattatttcttttaaattgtTTCTGCAGATAAGTGGTAACATGAGACATTTACTAATGGCAACTTTGTGTAATAGAGAGTTTTGCATGATTATATAGGAATAAACATCTGAATTTCCTTTTTCCATTAGATAATAGGATAAAGTACGTAAACTTTATTAGAAGCCATAGTATTTTATTAAGTGATGTCTGCAATTTATACATGTATTATGGTTTCAACTGAACTGGTTACTCTGGTTATACTTCTGCAATTCCCTTATTTTGCTATAATATAATCCGAGGCTGTGCGTGTCCTAGACTGACAAGTCTAAGATTCAGCATAGTGCTAGGCCATGGATACCAAGATTGCATTATAATTATGATGTTGACATATGATCTTTCTTGTTAGGAGAGGGAGAAGTAGTAGCAACAGCAGTAGCAGCAGTTCACCACCTCCACCTCGGAAGCCACAACCATAGAAGCTTTGCAAAGCATGTGATTTTGCTATTGAGCTGACATGTGTCTGAGCTTGATGTAATGTAGCCTTTCTATGAGCATGTAGGAGCAGGACACATTAGCAACCTGGTTCATAATGTATTGTGATCTTTGACGATACGAGACTCTGCTCTCTTTTTCTCTCTCTACCATTTTCCTTTCCTTTTTCTAATTTTGGCTGGGTATATTTGTCTGAGTTTGACTAGTGATTTGGAAATG
Coding sequences:
- the LOC108219678 gene encoding pentatricopeptide repeat-containing protein At1g79080, chloroplastic, producing MSALMNLVAPIMSPSAEQTRMCSGFSLQIPHVHSFSPAKGFSRVLASTHMAVPSKDSVFTIPNWRHGKNDARTKDYRMNDAFLYLEYMVGKGHMPDVGQATQLLYDLVKSNKFRKATRVMEMMVASGAVPDAASYAFLVNQLCKRGNVGHAMQLVERMEEYGYPTNTMTYNSLVRGLCMRGDLEQSLQFVDRLMQKGLVPNAFTYAILLEAAYKEKGVNEAIRLLDDMIDKGGNPNLVSYNVLLTGLCKEGRIDDAITFFRNMPSHGFNPNVVSYNILLRSLCHEGRWDEANELLSEMVGEERSPSIVTYNILIGSLAYHGRVDHALDVLDEMYMGPFRPTAASYNPVISRLCKEKKVDDVIKCLDQMIYHHCVPNEGTFNAISVLCKEGMVQEAFAIFKYLSSKQNSSTYDYYKNVISALCRKGNTYPALQLMYEMTKYGFTPGCYTYSSLIRGLCMEGMINEAVQIFFIMEESGYRPDVDNFNALILGLCKAQRTDLSLEIFEIMIQKNFKPSETTYTILVEGIVHEGEKELAVMVLKELNIRQVISRSTVERLVMQYDLVKLLV
- the LOC108219682 gene encoding serine/arginine-rich splicing factor SR45, with translation MAKAGRARSPSGSASSSRSRSFSGSDSRSSSRSRSRSRSRSFSSSSSRSRSLSSRSPTPRKSPVEGAKRGRSPPPQSKNETALPPPPPRKASPVPESLKLCIRQLTRNVNENHLREIFGNFGEVVSVRLEIDHRANLSKGLGYVEFKTRADAEKAQAYMDGAQIDGNYVQAKFTIPARTTPPKAPVAARRDADAEKDGPKRQREPLSPPRRRSPVARRRSPRRDMDSSPRRRGSPIRRRMNSPYRRGDSPPPRRRPASPFRGCSPSPPRRPSPSRIRGPVRRRSPPPRRRSPRRARSPPRRSPIPRRRTRSPIRRPLRSRSRSISPRRGRAPPGRRGRSSSSSGSPGPRKVVRKISRSRSPRRRGRSSSNSSSSSSPPPPRKPQP